The following coding sequences are from one Diadema setosum chromosome 9, eeDiaSeto1, whole genome shotgun sequence window:
- the LOC140233535 gene encoding regulator of microtubule dynamics protein 1-like: MACRFNARKISLLFRQAHSVHRRLTSASLYNVIKVTRLWQICARHSTKLSLGSLLSSSLGVSRALSLWSSKPKEPEPAVQPVQVSPAEEADRLYDDNKTLELYDHLVRFKDTSDDELLWRLARACRGVAQLASTKEEDKKRFTYEALDFAKRALEVNDNNFAAHKWYAICLSEVGDYEGTKQKISNAFIIRDHFQRAISLNPQDATSVHLLGLWCFTFADMAWYQRKIAAVVFSTPPSSTYEEALQKFLSAEKISPNFYSKNLLMIGKTYHKMGNQKMALLYLTKARDYPAKTEEDMQVNNEARGLLASMKQK; the protein is encoded by the exons ATGGCTTGCAGATTTAACGCTCGGAAAATCTCCCTCCTCTTTCGTCAGGCACACTCTGTGCATCGTCGTTTGACTTCTGCTTCTCTGTATAACGTGATAAAG GTCACCCGGCTGTGGCAGATTTGTGCCAGACACTCCACCAAACTCAGTCTGGGATCTCTCCTGTCTTCAAGTCTTGGAGTGTCAAGAGCGCTCAGCCTATGGTCAAGTAAACCTAAAG AGCCAGAGCCTGCAGTACAACCAGTTCAAGTGTCACCCGCTGAGGAGGCAGATCGCCTGTACGATGACAACAAGACCTTGGAGCTCTACGACCACCTCGTCAGGTTCAAGGACACCAGCGATGACGAGTTGCTCTGGCGGTTGGCCAGGGCATGTCGGGGAGTGGCCCAGCTGGCCAGCACAAAGGAAGAAGACAAGAAGAGGTTCACCTATGAGGCTCTAGACTTTGCAAAACGGGCACTCGAAGTAAATGACAACAACTTTGCTGCCCACAAG TGGTACGCCATATGCCTGAGTGAGGTTGGTGACTATGAGGGTACCAAGCAGAAAATCTCAAATGCATTCATCATCCGAGATCACTTCCAG CGAGCAATCTCTCTAAACCCACAGGATGCGACATCGGTGCATTTGCTGGGACTGTG GTGCTTCACGTTTGCCGACATGGCGTGGTACCAGAGGAAGATAGCCGCTGTCGTCTTCTCAACCCCTCCATCGTCAACTTAtgaagag GCTCTGCAGAAGTTCCTGTCAGCAGAAAAGA TCTCGCCAAATTTCTACAGCAAGAACCTGCTGATGATTGGCAAGACGTACCACAAGATGGGAAACCAGAAAATGGCTCTCCTCTACCTCACAAAGGCCAGGGACTATCCCGCGAAGACGGAAGAAGACATGCAG GTCAACAATGAGGCCAGAGGACTGCTAGCATCTATGAAACAGAAGTGA
- the LOC140232645 gene encoding origin recognition complex subunit 6-like, producing MDDHAVKKLGSKLGICSSKILRRAQELIRLCQLRCTSLAMNGTCQAVMCLELASTEMDHPTSRASAIQLSGVNKKVYTNSFKTLQTLLDLQPTVTLRDLAVQFGCIGVVDNAQVILKSYRQSFEKRVTEAAKDEVDFSKPLFTGAAMYTESRRQKIRIDKTKLLDIIGVKRSTFDKLCAEMEKHATRVLGEQKSTSSKRHHSWLDDLEKSFEDEVSPPKQARKAAGARESQLSDYEEWRRKILESTDDAAK from the exons ATGGACGACCATGCTGTAAAGAAACTGGGATCCAAGCTGGGTATTTGCTCTTCTAAAATCTTGAG AAGAGCTCAGGAATTGATTAGATTGTGTCAACTACGCTGTACCTCCcttgcaatgaatggaacatgCCAAGCTGTGATGTGCCTTGAATTAGCTAGTACTGAAATGGATCACCCCACTAGTAGG GCCAGTGCCATCCAGCTGTCAGGGGTCAACAAGAAAGTCTACACCAACTCATTCAAGACCCTGCAGACGCTGCTTGACCTCCAGCCCACAGTGACCCTCAGGGATCTGGCTGTCCAGTTTGGCTGTATTGGAGTGGTGGACAATGCGCAGGTCATTCTGAAAAG TTACAGACAGAGCTTTGAGAAGAGAGTGACTGAGGCAGCCAAGGATGAGGTAGACTTCAGTAAACCACTCTTTACAGGAGCAGCCATGTACACAGAATCCAG GCGGCAAAAGATCCGTATAGACAAGACCAAGCTGCTAGACATCATTGGTGTGAAAAGGAGCACCTTTGACAAGCTGTGTGCGGAAATGGAGAAACACGCCACACGGGTTCTCG GTGAGCAGAAATCCACATCATCAAAGAGACATCACTCCTGGTTAGATGACCTGGAGAAGTCCTTTGAAG ATGAGGTTTCACCACCAAAGCAGGCACGGAAAGCAGCAGGGGCCAGAGAATCACAGCTTAGTGACTACGAGGAATGGAGACGGAAGATATTGGAAAGCACTGATGATGCTGCCAAATGA